Proteins co-encoded in one Opitutus terrae PB90-1 genomic window:
- the infA gene encoding translation initiation factor IF-1 codes for MADGNAIEVEGRVVAVLPGTMFKVQLSNGHVVLAHISGKLRKNFIKIAAGDTVKMEMSPYDLEKARITFRMKETNPNYTPPPRRRQY; via the coding sequence ATGGCTGACGGCAACGCGATTGAAGTAGAGGGCCGAGTCGTGGCCGTGCTGCCCGGCACGATGTTCAAGGTGCAACTCTCGAATGGGCATGTCGTGCTGGCGCATATTTCCGGCAAGCTGCGGAAAAACTTCATCAAGATCGCCGCGGGCGACACGGTGAAGATGGAGATGAGTCCCTACGATTTGGAGAAGGCGCGGATCACGTTCCGGATGAAGGAAACGAATCCGAACTACACGCCCCCGCCGCGTCGCCGGCAGTATTGA
- a CDS encoding NAD(P) transhydrogenase subunit alpha yields the protein MICYIAADSTTADARVALTPTTAQALTKLGLELRAPPGLGRASRYADEDYRAAGVTFTDDAAGATAVADLVLRVRKPTPAEIATMKRGAVHLSFLDPFNEAALLAAFAQAGVSAVSLEMIPRTTLAQKMDALSSQASLAGYAAVIQAAARLRKALPMMMTPAGTIMPARVFVLGAGVAGLQAIATAKRLGARVEAFDTRPVVEEQVRSLGAKFVKIDVGQTGQTAGGYAQALTPEQIARQQAGMAKVCAHADIVITTAKVFGRPAPRLVTQAMLAGMQPGSVVVDLAVDTGGNVEGSRPGEEVVTGNGVIILGHANLESTVAAHASQVLAANYAAWITHFWDETAKTLRLDPNDEILKGCLITHDGRIVHPQFAK from the coding sequence ATGATTTGCTACATTGCCGCCGACAGCACGACCGCGGATGCACGGGTCGCGCTCACCCCGACGACTGCACAAGCATTGACGAAACTCGGACTCGAGTTGCGCGCGCCGCCTGGACTCGGTCGTGCCAGCCGGTATGCCGACGAGGACTATCGCGCGGCGGGCGTGACGTTCACGGACGATGCCGCGGGCGCGACGGCCGTGGCCGATCTGGTGCTGCGTGTGCGCAAGCCGACGCCCGCCGAGATCGCCACGATGAAGCGCGGGGCGGTGCATCTGAGCTTTCTTGATCCCTTCAACGAAGCCGCCCTCCTGGCGGCCTTCGCGCAAGCCGGTGTAAGCGCGGTCAGTCTCGAGATGATTCCGCGCACGACGCTCGCGCAGAAAATGGATGCGCTCAGCTCGCAGGCGAGCCTCGCCGGGTATGCCGCGGTGATTCAGGCTGCGGCGCGGCTGCGCAAGGCGCTGCCGATGATGATGACGCCGGCGGGCACGATCATGCCGGCACGCGTGTTTGTGCTCGGCGCGGGCGTGGCGGGGCTGCAGGCGATTGCGACGGCGAAGCGCCTGGGCGCGCGCGTGGAGGCGTTCGACACTCGTCCGGTGGTCGAGGAGCAGGTGCGTTCGCTCGGCGCCAAGTTCGTGAAGATCGATGTCGGCCAGACCGGCCAGACGGCCGGAGGCTACGCACAGGCGCTGACCCCGGAACAGATCGCGCGGCAGCAGGCCGGCATGGCGAAAGTCTGTGCGCACGCGGACATCGTGATTACGACGGCGAAGGTCTTTGGCCGGCCAGCGCCGCGCCTGGTCACTCAGGCGATGCTTGCCGGCATGCAACCCGGCAGCGTCGTCGTCGATCTCGCGGTCGACACTGGCGGCAACGTCGAAGGCTCCCGGCCTGGCGAGGAGGTCGTCACCGGCAACGGCGTGATCATCCTCGGCCACGCGAATCTGGAAAGTACCGTCGCCGCGCATGCCTCGCAGGTGCTGGCGGCAAACTATGCGGCGTGGATCACCCATTTCTGGGACGAGACCGCGAAGACGCTCCGGCTCGATCCGAACGACGAGATCTTGAAGGGCTGCCTCATCACCCACGACGGCCGCATCGTTCATCCGCAGTTTGCGAAGTGA
- the xerD gene encoding site-specific tyrosine recombinase XerD — translation MKAPRARAQDTSQAPPAFADDIEAFLGYIALERGLAANTVASYRRDLDQAATHLAAQGARDWRAVTGEQAAGWIHSLSSASYTVASLARKLSALRSLAHFLVRERFRADDFTALLSGPKASRRIPGTLTEEEIARLLAAPTGGDARALRDRALLELFYSSGLRVSELAGLLLQQVDLEHGFLRVFGKGAKERVVPIGGKAIEALATYLTAGRPHFVRSRTGSQLFLNKNGGPLSRVMLWMLVKKYAKRAGLTKNVKPHGLRHSFATHLLSGGADLRAIQEMLGHASISTTQIYTSVESQRLLEQHDKFHPRNRMVRP, via the coding sequence ATGAAAGCGCCGCGCGCCCGTGCCCAGGACACCAGCCAGGCCCCCCCGGCGTTCGCGGACGACATCGAGGCCTTCCTCGGCTACATCGCGCTCGAGCGCGGACTCGCGGCGAACACGGTCGCCAGCTATCGACGGGATCTCGATCAGGCCGCGACTCACCTCGCCGCGCAGGGCGCGCGCGATTGGCGCGCGGTCACCGGCGAGCAGGCGGCGGGCTGGATTCACTCGCTGAGCTCCGCCTCCTACACCGTGGCAAGCCTGGCGCGCAAACTCAGCGCGTTGCGCAGCCTCGCGCATTTTCTCGTGCGCGAACGATTCCGCGCGGATGATTTCACCGCGCTGCTCTCCGGGCCGAAGGCGAGCCGCCGGATTCCGGGCACGCTGACCGAGGAGGAAATCGCGCGGCTGCTCGCGGCGCCGACCGGCGGCGACGCCCGCGCGCTGCGCGATCGCGCGTTGCTCGAGCTGTTTTATTCGAGCGGCCTGCGCGTGTCGGAGCTCGCCGGGCTGCTGCTGCAGCAGGTCGACCTCGAGCACGGATTCCTGCGCGTCTTCGGCAAGGGCGCGAAGGAGCGCGTGGTGCCGATCGGCGGCAAAGCGATCGAGGCGCTCGCGACTTACCTGACGGCCGGCCGGCCGCACTTCGTCCGCAGCCGTACGGGCAGCCAGCTTTTCCTCAATAAAAACGGCGGCCCGCTTTCACGCGTGATGCTCTGGATGCTCGTGAAAAAATACGCGAAGCGCGCCGGCCTCACCAAGAACGTGAAACCGCACGGGCTGCGCCACTCATTCGCCACCCACCTGCTCAGCGGCGGCGCGGACTTGCGGGCGATCCAGGAAATGCTCGGCCACGCCAGCATTTCGACCACGCAGATCTACACGTCGGTGGAGTCGCAACGGCTGCTGGAGCAGCACGACAAGTTTCATCCGCGCAACCGGATGGTTCGTCCGTGA
- a CDS encoding AIR synthase-related protein, whose amino-acid sequence MKLRFFVAPPKLALASELVGSAPQLEAVGFTGLVQPPAESTLTIDLAASASPEAEDAVRKLAEACAGLARVGASVRCELVKEPAADTPALVQEAVAVAPAAAFHDLDGARVHEALPKVLAHVAQHRWPAASRGVAGELGGDVALLRGNAGTGGKLIAAAPARAARFVALDPERGAQIAVVERLRALVGAGAMPRAVQAHVFVPEALTLPALARLGDILQGLAEACAYFELGLTGVPLTGGAELGLQVAAIGVVAEEKHVTRAVVQEAGENLVLLGEAPHELGGSHFVAAVHGLQTGPVPELDLAAEKRLNKTLLALIKGGVLMAVRHVAGGGLLGTAAAMLLAAPRVLGAKLDVTPLGGARADALLFGESQGRVLVAVAASRVGTVLTEAQIRGVPAVLVGEVTETATLNLKTRSLATEWSVADLRATAGS is encoded by the coding sequence GTGAAACTTCGCTTCTTCGTCGCCCCACCGAAGCTCGCGCTTGCTTCCGAGTTGGTCGGCTCTGCGCCGCAGCTGGAAGCCGTGGGATTCACCGGGCTCGTGCAACCACCCGCCGAATCGACGTTGACGATCGATCTCGCCGCGAGCGCCTCGCCTGAGGCGGAGGACGCGGTCAGAAAGCTGGCGGAAGCGTGCGCTGGTCTCGCGCGTGTCGGCGCGAGCGTGCGGTGCGAGCTCGTGAAGGAGCCGGCCGCGGACACCCCCGCCCTCGTGCAGGAAGCGGTGGCGGTTGCGCCTGCGGCGGCGTTTCACGATCTGGACGGCGCACGCGTGCACGAGGCTCTGCCCAAGGTGCTCGCGCACGTGGCGCAACACCGTTGGCCCGCTGCCAGCCGCGGAGTCGCCGGCGAACTCGGCGGCGACGTCGCGCTGCTGCGCGGCAACGCCGGAACCGGCGGCAAGCTCATCGCGGCAGCGCCGGCGCGGGCGGCGCGATTCGTCGCCCTCGACCCCGAGCGCGGTGCGCAGATCGCGGTGGTCGAGCGGCTGCGCGCCCTCGTGGGTGCAGGCGCGATGCCGCGCGCGGTGCAGGCGCACGTGTTCGTGCCGGAAGCCCTGACGTTGCCGGCCCTCGCGCGGCTCGGCGACATCCTGCAGGGGCTCGCAGAAGCGTGCGCGTATTTTGAACTTGGACTCACGGGCGTGCCGCTCACCGGCGGCGCAGAGCTGGGTCTGCAGGTCGCCGCGATCGGCGTGGTGGCAGAAGAGAAGCACGTCACCCGCGCCGTGGTGCAGGAGGCTGGGGAAAATCTCGTCTTGCTCGGCGAAGCGCCGCACGAACTCGGCGGCAGCCATTTCGTCGCAGCGGTGCACGGGCTGCAAACCGGGCCGGTGCCGGAACTCGATCTCGCGGCGGAGAAGCGGCTCAACAAGACGCTGCTCGCGCTGATCAAAGGCGGGGTGCTGATGGCCGTGCGACATGTGGCTGGCGGCGGACTGCTCGGCACGGCCGCAGCCATGTTGCTCGCCGCGCCCCGCGTCCTCGGCGCCAAGCTCGACGTGACGCCGCTCGGTGGCGCGCGGGCGGACGCGCTTCTTTTTGGTGAAAGCCAAGGGCGCGTGCTCGTGGCGGTTGCCGCGAGTCGCGTAGGCACGGTCTTGACCGAGGCGCAAATTCGCGGGGTGCCGGCGGTGCTGGTGGGCGAAGTGACCGAGACCGCGACGCTGAATCTGAAGACGCGCTCGCTCGCCACGGAGTGGTCCGTCGCGGACCTGCGCGCCACCGCGGGCTCCTGA
- a CDS encoding host attachment protein — protein sequence MSEHYVVTANQGHLRIFQRRQAPTQMTPAFDEVRAFDFPLGVTGYTDRDTDIAGRFQGSRPQGVAPGAPAARTGMSVDERLPMRREEHRRRIRDVAQALDTFFATRPNATWDFAAGPELHNAVLEAVTPKTRAQLRRSVPKDLVHQPQAEFATHFATH from the coding sequence ATGAGCGAGCACTACGTTGTCACAGCGAACCAGGGACACCTGCGGATCTTCCAGCGGCGACAAGCACCCACGCAAATGACACCGGCCTTCGACGAGGTGCGAGCGTTCGATTTCCCGCTGGGCGTGACCGGCTACACGGATCGCGACACCGACATAGCCGGTCGTTTTCAAGGCTCCCGTCCCCAAGGCGTCGCCCCCGGCGCACCGGCCGCACGCACCGGCATGTCGGTGGATGAACGACTGCCGATGCGGCGCGAGGAGCACCGGCGACGAATCCGGGATGTGGCCCAGGCGCTCGACACGTTTTTTGCGACGCGGCCGAATGCGACGTGGGATTTCGCCGCGGGTCCGGAACTGCACAACGCGGTGCTCGAGGCCGTGACGCCGAAAACGCGCGCGCAACTGCGCCGCTCCGTCCCCAAGGATCTCGTGCATCAGCCGCAGGCGGAATTCGCCACGCATTTCGCGACGCACTGA